One Dysgonomonas mossii genomic region harbors:
- a CDS encoding TonB-dependent receptor, with amino-acid sequence MIKYICFVLFVILASSSLIAQGSKSGASYKITGKIYEKSSDGKIPLQAATVAIPDYAVGTVTDKDGLFVLTNIPSGKVKMTVRYLGMVTIEETIDVNKDLDLSYVMQPENFKLVTVTVVAENTNAQQSTASKVSRNAIDHIQATSLQDIMSLLPGGISSNPGLNYNKQITIRNIYTDNNNNEAALTNSTVSNLNAFGTAIISDGAPISNNANMQTMHPSVIGGTTSLSGGSEPSGGVDTRMLSTDNIESVEVIRGIPSVRYGDILSGAVIVNSKASAMPLQVRAKVNPRVYEVSASSGYNLGKRKGALNVSGDYTLNTNDITESYKTYQRGNLKFIYTNRWFDKWTSNTSLNLFYGADRTKKNPDDLVYQRQRKGDNAGVTFNTNGIILLRKPWITNVRYVLSSSYTYKKSYYSEAYSAANYVYSQTTTDGTILSNKPGVDVWDSNGNKITNFSPDQSFLYAREIPSAYIGSYNIEGKEVNVFSSLMGNLYKRIGNTNHAITLGGEFKTDGNEGKGKTFEPDSPPYRNLSAANASFRPRSYKDIPYVNQVGFFVEESFRYNLDNRELRITGGLRYDNFSVVKDVFSPRVNASFDIIPNKLKIRGGYGVLAKAPSVLFLYPEKAYFEYVNINELSSTTVADADKLLITTTRVFDTQNKKLKIAKTKKAEIGFDLNLANKVKLYVTAFNERLQDGYTMDLSSESFKPLTYNEYSRVGNDIVLTASNPVLAKYYTPTNDLQNRVNGVEFDAEVTRINAIRTSFSASGLWARNESYSSNYVYYDGRSGTSGSSRTHIGLYESEKNNGQRFSTTLRATHNIPEIGFVITLTWQGIWNEKQWYDIGNVTYPVKYISKYDGLVYDFDPSKASEPEFAAIVDNPYSESQYIKEKYPVSHTFNIHVTKELGDYMRISFFANNLFRNYPTVRSSRYQNTTLQRKQPIFFGLELSLKL; translated from the coding sequence ATGATAAAATATATATGTTTTGTTCTCTTTGTCATATTGGCAAGCTCTTCTTTGATCGCACAAGGAAGTAAAAGTGGGGCAAGCTATAAGATAACAGGTAAGATTTATGAGAAAAGCTCAGATGGAAAAATTCCATTACAAGCAGCCACAGTTGCTATTCCTGATTATGCAGTAGGTACGGTTACGGATAAGGACGGACTCTTTGTCTTAACGAATATTCCGTCAGGAAAAGTGAAAATGACAGTTCGTTATCTGGGAATGGTAACAATTGAAGAGACAATTGATGTAAATAAAGATTTAGATCTATCGTACGTCATGCAACCTGAGAATTTTAAATTAGTAACAGTTACTGTTGTTGCTGAAAATACAAATGCACAGCAATCTACTGCATCTAAAGTGTCGCGGAATGCTATCGATCATATACAGGCAACAAGTTTGCAGGATATTATGTCATTGCTTCCAGGTGGAATTTCTTCTAATCCGGGTTTGAATTATAATAAGCAGATTACAATTAGAAATATCTATACAGATAATAATAATAATGAGGCCGCTTTAACAAATTCAACAGTGTCGAATCTGAATGCTTTTGGAACGGCTATAATCTCGGATGGGGCGCCTATTTCCAATAACGCGAATATGCAAACTATGCACCCTTCTGTTATAGGAGGAACGACATCTTTGTCTGGTGGTTCGGAGCCTTCGGGAGGAGTCGATACACGAATGCTGTCTACCGATAATATAGAATCTGTTGAAGTGATTCGGGGAATTCCTTCGGTTCGCTATGGAGATATACTTTCCGGAGCTGTTATCGTAAACTCGAAAGCAAGTGCAATGCCTTTACAGGTACGAGCAAAAGTGAATCCTAGGGTTTATGAGGTATCAGCATCTTCAGGATATAATCTAGGCAAAAGGAAAGGGGCTCTAAATGTTAGTGGCGATTATACCCTTAACACAAATGATATTACGGAATCGTACAAGACTTACCAGAGAGGGAATTTAAAGTTTATCTATACGAATAGATGGTTTGACAAATGGACTTCTAACACATCTTTGAATTTGTTTTATGGTGCAGACCGTACAAAGAAAAACCCTGATGATTTAGTTTACCAACGACAAAGGAAAGGAGACAATGCTGGTGTAACGTTTAATACAAATGGTATCATTCTTTTACGAAAACCTTGGATAACCAATGTGCGATATGTGCTTTCGTCATCATATACATACAAAAAGAGTTATTATTCAGAGGCGTATTCTGCAGCAAACTATGTTTATTCTCAAACAACAACAGACGGAACAATATTGAGTAATAAGCCTGGTGTTGATGTTTGGGATAGCAACGGCAACAAAATAACCAATTTCTCTCCAGATCAATCTTTTTTATATGCACGAGAGATTCCATCGGCTTATATTGGGAGTTATAATATTGAAGGAAAAGAAGTAAATGTATTTTCCAGTCTGATGGGGAATCTATATAAAAGAATCGGGAATACCAATCATGCAATAACATTGGGTGGTGAATTTAAAACTGATGGAAATGAAGGTAAAGGTAAAACCTTTGAGCCGGACTCTCCTCCCTATCGAAACCTATCAGCAGCAAATGCCTCTTTTCGACCTCGCAGTTATAAAGATATTCCATATGTAAACCAAGTAGGATTTTTTGTGGAAGAATCTTTTAGATATAATCTGGATAATAGAGAATTAAGAATAACAGGAGGCCTTAGATATGATAATTTTTCTGTTGTGAAGGATGTTTTTTCACCACGTGTAAATGCTTCTTTTGATATAATCCCGAATAAATTAAAGATTAGAGGAGGATATGGCGTGCTAGCAAAGGCACCTTCTGTATTGTTCCTGTATCCTGAAAAAGCATATTTTGAATATGTCAATATTAATGAGCTGAGTAGCACAACAGTTGCAGATGCGGATAAATTGCTTATAACAACGACCCGGGTTTTTGATACACAAAATAAAAAATTGAAAATAGCCAAAACGAAAAAGGCTGAAATTGGGTTCGATTTAAACCTTGCAAATAAGGTAAAATTATATGTAACAGCTTTCAACGAACGTTTACAGGATGGTTATACCATGGATTTAAGTTCTGAAAGTTTCAAACCTCTAACATACAATGAGTATTCTCGAGTAGGAAATGATATTGTGTTAACAGCAAGTAATCCTGTGTTAGCCAAGTATTATACGCCAACCAATGACTTGCAAAATAGAGTTAACGGTGTAGAATTTGATGCGGAGGTTACTCGTATTAATGCTATTCGCACATCATTTTCAGCCAGTGGTCTGTGGGCCCGTAATGAAAGCTATTCGAGCAACTATGTATACTACGATGGAAGAAGCGGAACAAGTGGTTCGAGCAGAACACACATAGGTTTGTACGAATCTGAAAAGAATAATGGACAACGTTTTTCAACAACTTTAAGGGCAACACACAACATTCCCGAAATAGGCTTTGTTATCACACTGACTTGGCAAGGAATTTGGAATGAAAAACAATGGTATGATATAGGGAATGTAACATATCCTGTAAAATATATCTCAAAATATGATGGTTTGGTGTATGACTTTGACCCATCGAAGGCTAGCGAACCAGAGTTTGCCGCAATAGTAGATAATCCATACAGTGAATCTCAATATATAAAGGAGAAATATCCGGTTTCACACACTTTTAATATTCATGTAACGAAAGAACTTGGAGATTATATGCGTATATCCTTTTTCGCAAACAATCTCTTCCGAAATTATCCAACAGTACGTTCTTCAAGATACCAAAATACGACTTTACAACGTAAACAGCCAATATTCTTTGGCTTAGAATTATCGTTAAAACTTTAA
- a CDS encoding DUF4876 domain-containing protein, translating into MKTKYLFSYILLSVITFAFSACNSFDNAIDTESVETIEIEIDVASLVPNIQTLDGLQVKLEDVKFGVAYTTSVVDGKANVQGVAPGIYKIDVWGNARDESNDIYMLSGNKLNYPLLNKIESLSINVDGLRESILIFKEIYYTGSKTALNTNYFRDQFYEIYNNSEDQTLYLDGIYFANLTPASATTKLPLWPESDGEKYVYAERVWKFPGSGTDYPLAPGESFVVAQYAANHQLPQYNPASPVDCSSAEFEFYMGSTTYTDQPAVNMLHVFYNNSALIGSVPQYLTSVFGGAYVMFKPLNGEQYDPVNTEELKTPDLNSTSSKPPIYAKIPRTYVIDAVEAVDNESKLSAKRMPASLDKGATYVGAIYNSLGVARKKVGDHADGTPILQDTNDSSDDFDRGVVPQFRRYNSKKPSWSQSY; encoded by the coding sequence ATGAAAACAAAATATTTATTTTCATATATATTATTATCTGTCATTACTTTTGCTTTCTCTGCCTGTAATTCGTTTGACAACGCAATAGATACAGAGTCTGTTGAGACGATAGAGATAGAAATAGATGTGGCATCTCTGGTTCCCAATATTCAAACTCTTGATGGATTACAGGTTAAATTAGAGGATGTGAAGTTTGGAGTTGCTTATACTACATCTGTTGTTGATGGAAAAGCAAATGTACAAGGAGTTGCTCCCGGCATATATAAAATAGACGTATGGGGTAATGCTCGCGACGAGAGTAATGATATATATATGTTGAGTGGGAATAAACTAAACTACCCCTTGCTTAACAAAATAGAGAGCCTTTCTATTAATGTAGACGGTCTTCGAGAGTCTATTCTTATTTTTAAAGAAATATACTATACGGGTTCTAAAACAGCATTGAATACAAATTATTTTAGAGATCAATTTTATGAAATTTATAATAACTCAGAAGATCAAACACTTTATTTGGATGGAATTTATTTTGCAAATTTAACGCCAGCATCAGCAACAACAAAGTTACCATTATGGCCTGAGAGTGATGGTGAAAAATATGTTTACGCTGAAAGAGTATGGAAATTTCCCGGTAGTGGAACAGATTATCCTTTAGCTCCTGGCGAGTCTTTTGTGGTTGCTCAGTATGCAGCTAATCATCAACTCCCTCAATATAACCCAGCATCTCCCGTTGATTGCTCTTCTGCCGAGTTCGAATTCTATATGGGCAGCACTACTTATACAGATCAACCTGCAGTGAATATGTTGCATGTGTTTTACAATAACTCGGCATTAATTGGCTCAGTACCACAATATTTGACGTCTGTTTTTGGCGGTGCTTATGTTATGTTTAAGCCTTTGAATGGAGAACAGTATGATCCGGTAAATACAGAAGAATTGAAAACTCCAGATTTAAATTCAACATCTTCTAAGCCCCCTATCTACGCAAAAATCCCGAGAACATATGTGATTGATGCCGTAGAAGCTGTGGATAATGAGTCAAAGCTTTCAGCCAAGCGCATGCCTGCATCGTTAGATAAAGGAGCTACATATGTGGGAGCAATATATAATAGTTTGGGCGTTGCACGGAAGAAAGTAGGTGACCATGCAGATGGAACACCTATATTGCAAGATACAAATGATAGTTCTGACGATTTTGATAGAGGAGTTGTTCCTCAATTCAGAAGGTATAATTCAAAGAAGCCTAGTTGGAGCCAGTCTTATTGA
- a CDS encoding relaxase/mobilization nuclease domain-containing protein, giving the protein MIGKIVKGRSFKGCISYVLGNKDAKILASEGVLETDTKSIINSFYMQSLLNPKLSKCVGHIPLAFSPDDKERMTNQFMERLAKEYIVVVYFPEALEHGQRKIFSQDTLILRTMVKNVK; this is encoded by the coding sequence ATGATTGGAAAAATAGTAAAAGGACGAAGTTTTAAGGGTTGCATCTCGTATGTTTTAGGCAATAAGGATGCTAAGATTTTGGCGAGTGAAGGTGTATTGGAAACTGATACCAAATCCATTATTAACAGCTTTTATATGCAGAGCCTGCTCAATCCGAAGCTATCTAAATGTGTCGGGCATATCCCCTTGGCATTTTCTCCCGATGACAAAGAGCGGATGACAAACCAGTTTATGGAACGATTGGCAAAGGAGTATATAGTAGTAGTATATTTCCCTGAGGCATTGGAGCATGGCCAGCGGAAAATATTTTCGCAGGATACGTTAATCTTAAGAACTATGGTAAAGAATGTAAAGTAA
- a CDS encoding DUF6850 family outer membrane beta-barrel protein: MEHKIKNIIALSVSLVVSVSLFAQEGDGLNTPAAYEQMKIRNQWHNTTNSAGLFLDRPKNYTELNVGYELYTGSFHRPQEGENGNNLNVGAEGSVVVNKIYMWGKFDYTRSTIKDANFNSSIIDPFRGMPYILADVNKSEWRNQSYDFSFKVASPKQWNKLSLGIEGGYVAKSGAKQRDIRAENYYYTATIKPGIAYSINDQHHVGVNFEYYSLKEESKNSIVNAADYKQYYELFGLGSAYSQLGSGKTTNYEGNNVGGGLQYNYQGIVNLLLSGTYNLKVEDVSFSFTDPLDQGTTKDKIWNTKLQLYKDVNNVTHFISADYTNRKIDGIEYITQYDTQNGYVTLGKFVKSNYKTQIVVLDYDLSINNNQSHEYLWKFGAGVKYSDKKDVYLLPYSEKNAQNIAYQLRAKRNFILSNNALMKRFLLAADYSYSRNISGKYDYNGSYPTYPVVTLLEAVDAAYLRSDFYSIGAAATYSQKIKETLLPSVYLKAEFRYTKAIASQFSNRHNLLVSFGFNF; encoded by the coding sequence ATGGAACACAAGATTAAAAATATAATAGCGCTCTCGGTTTCTTTAGTTGTCTCGGTTTCTTTGTTCGCACAAGAAGGCGATGGGCTAAATACACCGGCTGCATACGAGCAAATGAAAATTCGAAATCAGTGGCATAATACGACTAATTCGGCAGGTCTATTTTTAGATAGGCCAAAGAATTATACTGAATTAAACGTTGGTTATGAATTGTATACAGGGAGCTTTCATCGTCCACAAGAAGGAGAGAATGGTAATAACTTGAATGTTGGAGCGGAAGGTTCTGTTGTTGTAAATAAGATATATATGTGGGGTAAGTTTGATTATACCCGATCCACTATCAAGGACGCAAACTTCAATTCATCCATTATTGATCCGTTTCGGGGAATGCCTTATATCTTAGCTGACGTCAATAAAAGTGAGTGGCGTAATCAATCGTATGACTTTTCATTTAAAGTAGCATCTCCAAAACAGTGGAATAAATTGTCGTTAGGAATTGAAGGAGGTTATGTAGCTAAAAGTGGTGCTAAGCAGCGAGATATTCGCGCCGAAAACTATTATTATACTGCAACAATTAAACCGGGGATAGCGTATTCGATTAATGATCAACATCATGTCGGAGTCAATTTTGAATATTATAGTCTGAAAGAAGAATCGAAGAATTCAATAGTAAACGCTGCTGATTACAAACAGTATTATGAGCTTTTTGGCTTAGGGTCTGCATATTCTCAGTTAGGATCAGGCAAAACGACTAATTATGAAGGAAATAATGTCGGTGGAGGATTGCAATATAATTATCAAGGAATTGTAAATCTATTGTTATCAGGCACATATAATTTAAAAGTTGAAGATGTGTCGTTCTCTTTTACAGATCCTCTAGATCAAGGAACGACAAAGGATAAGATATGGAATACGAAGCTACAGCTGTATAAGGATGTGAACAATGTAACACATTTTATTTCTGCAGATTATACAAATCGAAAAATAGATGGAATAGAATATATAACCCAATATGACACTCAAAATGGGTACGTTACGTTAGGTAAGTTCGTGAAGTCTAATTATAAAACTCAGATTGTAGTTCTCGATTATGACTTATCTATTAACAATAATCAAAGTCATGAGTATTTATGGAAGTTTGGTGCCGGAGTGAAATATTCAGATAAAAAGGATGTATATCTACTTCCGTATTCAGAGAAAAATGCACAGAATATAGCCTATCAACTCCGAGCAAAACGTAATTTTATTTTATCTAATAATGCTTTAATGAAACGTTTCCTTTTGGCGGCAGATTATTCATATAGTCGGAATATATCAGGTAAATATGATTATAATGGAAGTTATCCAACCTATCCCGTCGTAACTTTACTTGAAGCAGTGGATGCAGCCTACCTTCGATCTGATTTC
- a CDS encoding plasmid mobilization protein: MENKDKLEAKVLRGRPRKKKKKLSCSINLKLSEKDFNSVKEKAERLGMKATQYAREMVLKGSVKLRYTLEDLNLIRKLSGMANNLNQLVKTIKFLTVKRLEKMAVPLLESIQNIINKLSDDWKNSKRTKF, from the coding sequence ATGGAAAATAAAGATAAATTGGAAGCAAAGGTTCTTCGTGGGAGACCCAGGAAGAAAAAAAAGAAACTGTCCTGTTCGATTAACCTCAAGCTGAGCGAAAAGGATTTTAATTCCGTGAAAGAGAAAGCGGAAAGGTTAGGAATGAAAGCGACACAATATGCACGGGAGATGGTACTAAAAGGAAGTGTAAAATTACGATATACGCTTGAAGATCTGAATCTGATACGAAAACTCTCGGGAATGGCGAATAACCTGAACCAGTTAGTGAAAACCATCAAATTTTTAACTGTAAAGCGGCTCGAAAAGATGGCTGTTCCATTACTGGAGTCGATCCAAAATATCATAAACAAGCTGTCGGATGATTGGAAAAATAGTAAAAGGACGAAGTTTTAA